From the genome of Eucalyptus grandis isolate ANBG69807.140 chromosome 2, ASM1654582v1, whole genome shotgun sequence, one region includes:
- the LOC120290723 gene encoding toll/interleukin-1 receptor-like protein, protein MENGVAASTQPDLRLKWDVFLSFRGEDTRRTFIGPLYDALWSKDVRAFRDNEGMNKGDQISPTLLAAIEDSAMAIAVISPRYADSHWCLDELAKIYECRKLILPVFYGVEPSDVRRQRGPFKVWFERYVEREDASRVLAWRDAMKQAGGVSGWIFSDQDDRRDMLLLIQQIVRRITDELKNVPLYVAPFLVGLDSRIEQLLVC, encoded by the exons ATGGAGAACGGCGTTGCTGCATCGACCCAGCCCGATCTGAGGCTGAAGTGGGACGTGTTCCTGAGCTTCCGAGGCGAGGACACGCGCAGAACCTTCATCGGCCCTCTCTACGACGCGCTCTGGAGCAAAGACGTCCGGGCCTTCCGCGACAACGAGGGCATGAACAAGGGCGACCAGATCTCGCCGACCCTACTGGCGGCGATCGAGGACTCCGCCATGGCGATCGCAGTGATATCGCCGAGGTACGCGGACTCGCACTGGTGCTTGGACGAGCTGGCGAAGATATACGAGTGCCGGAAGCTGATACTCCCGGTGTTTTACGGGGTCGAGCCCTCGGACGTGAGGCGTCAGAGGGGGCCGTTCAAGGTCTGGTTCGAGCGTTATGTAGAGCGGGAAGATGCGTCGAGGGTTCTGGCTTGGAGAGATGCCATGAAACAAGCTGGTGGAGTCTCTGGTTGGATCTTCAGCGACCAAGACGATCGGAG AGATATGTTGCTGCTGATTCAACAGATCGTCCGCAGAATTACGGATGAACTGAAAAACGTTCCGCTCTATGTGGCTCCTTTCCTCGTCGGACTGGACTCTCGCATCGAGCAACTCCTCGTGTGTTAA
- the LOC120286171 gene encoding disease resistance protein RPV1-like isoform X2 produces MQSGGLISLQDKILSVLSPNWRPLDDFGSRKNAIKQALGEMQVLLLLDDIDDASQLDMLISGREWFHEGSRIIITTRNKEALSTRNYVIEHYEVPELFFDDALRLFSYCALKKEKPTDEFLELSKQIVSLAGNLPLALEVFGSFLVDKRRKSEWEGTLQKLTEIRPDNLQDKLKISYDGLDDETKRIFLDVACLFVKTHMTRKEAIEIWEGCGFKAEIGLRVLVSRSLIKIMKDDDTLWMHDQLRDMGRQIVRHQNAHDPGTRSRLWDRNEIMAVFKNGTGTRNIEGIVLDYPHKPFVMDPSSERLSRRNFIRTPNLTSAIQCLQEMFRAFFDFGAERENEAVLCTEYFKPIINLRLLQINHAKLEGKFKFLPQSLKWLQWKECPLTILPSDFCPRDLAVLDLTYSKIERLWKTNCNKVVSCLPMDSAAVQKVDLFRNLRIYAYFQLPEAFYPYQIQNWIPDPTPLLFFFI; encoded by the exons ATGCAAAGCGGTGGCTTGATCTCTCTCCAGGACAAGATCCTTAGCGTTCTCTCGCCCAACTGGCGTCCTTTGGATGACTTTGGTTCTCGCAAGAATGCAATTAAGCAAGCCCTTGGCGAAATGCAAGTCCTCCTCCTCTTGGATGACATCGATGATGCCAGTCAGCTCGACATGTTGATCAGTGGAAGAGAATGGTTCCACGAGGGAAGTCGAATCATCATCACAACCAGAAATAAAGAGGCTTTGTCCACAAGAAACTATGTGATCGAACATTACGAAGTGCCAGAGTTGTTCTTTGATGATGCATTGCGTCTGTTCAGCTACTGTGcgttgaagaaagagaagccgACAGATGAGTTCCTAGAACTGTCCAAGCAAATCGTGTCTCTGGCTGGGAATTTGCCATTGGCCTTGGAGGTGTTCGGCTCTTTTCTGGTCGATAAGAGGAGGAAAAGCGAATGGGAAGGCACGTTGCAGAAGCTGACAGAGATTCGCCCTGATAATCTCCAGGACAAGTTGAAGATCAGCTATGATGGGCTCGATGACGAGACCAAGCGCATATTCCTCGATGTGGCTTGCTTATTTGTTAAGACGCATATGACGAGAAAGGAAGCAATAGAAATATGGGAAGGTTGCGGGTTCAAGGCTGAGATTGGGCTCCGGGTTCTTGTCTCGAGATCCCTTATTAAGATCATGAAGGACGACGATACACTGTGGATGCACGATCAACTTAGGGACATGGGGAGACAGATCGTGAGGCACCAGAATGCCCATGATCCTGGCACACGCAGTCGACTGTGGGATCGCAACGAAATCATGGCTGTCTTCAAGAATGGAACA GGGACGAGGAATATAGAGGGGATTGTCCTGGACTACCCACATAAGCCGTTTGTGATGGACCCAAGCAGCGAGAGGCTGTCGCGACGCAATTTCATTAGAACGCCCAACCTCACTTCCGCCATTCAATGTCTACAAGAGATGTTTAGGGCATTTTTTGATTTtggagcagagagagagaacgaggcTGTGCTTTGTACCGAGTATTTTAAACCGATAATTAACCTGAGACTACTTCAGATTAATCATGCCAAATTGGAAGGGAAATTCAAGTTCCTGCCTCAGTCACTGAAATGGCTGCAATGGAAAGAATGTCCCTTGACCATTCTTCCTTCTGATTTTTGTCCACGAGACTTGGCAGTCCTTGATCTCACCTACAGCAAGATTGAACGTTTGTGGAAAACGAACTGTAATAAG GTTGTCTCTTGCCTGCCCATGGATTCAGCAGCAGTTCAAAAGGTTGACCTATTCAGGAATCTCCGGATCTACGCTTATTTTCAACTCCCCGAAGCATTTTATCCATACCAAATCCAAAATTGGATTCCTGATCCAAcccctttacttttcttttttatttga
- the LOC120286171 gene encoding disease resistance protein RPV1-like isoform X1 — translation MQSGGLISLQDKILSVLSPNWRPLDDFGSRKNAIKQALGEMQVLLLLDDIDDASQLDMLISGREWFHEGSRIIITTRNKEALSTRNYVIEHYEVPELFFDDALRLFSYCALKKEKPTDEFLELSKQIVSLAGNLPLALEVFGSFLVDKRRKSEWEGTLQKLTEIRPDNLQDKLKISYDGLDDETKRIFLDVACLFVKTHMTRKEAIEIWEGCGFKAEIGLRVLVSRSLIKIMKDDDTLWMHDQLRDMGRQIVRHQNAHDPGTRSRLWDRNEIMAVFKNGTGTRNIEGIVLDYPHKPFVMDPSSERLSRRNFIRTPNLTSAIQCLQEMFRAFFDFGAERENEAVLCTEYFKPIINLRLLQINHAKLEGKFKFLPQSLKWLQWKECPLTILPSDFCPRDLAVLDLTYSKIERLWKTNCNKAGENLLIINLRGCSNLASIPDLSASQSLKKLVLERCTRLTQVPESIGSLNALVHLNLEWCTGLVGLPKDVSGLKNLEELILSGCVNLKELPEDIDSMKSLKLLLLDGTPIKRLPKRYSTSRNLKSFI, via the exons ATGCAAAGCGGTGGCTTGATCTCTCTCCAGGACAAGATCCTTAGCGTTCTCTCGCCCAACTGGCGTCCTTTGGATGACTTTGGTTCTCGCAAGAATGCAATTAAGCAAGCCCTTGGCGAAATGCAAGTCCTCCTCCTCTTGGATGACATCGATGATGCCAGTCAGCTCGACATGTTGATCAGTGGAAGAGAATGGTTCCACGAGGGAAGTCGAATCATCATCACAACCAGAAATAAAGAGGCTTTGTCCACAAGAAACTATGTGATCGAACATTACGAAGTGCCAGAGTTGTTCTTTGATGATGCATTGCGTCTGTTCAGCTACTGTGcgttgaagaaagagaagccgACAGATGAGTTCCTAGAACTGTCCAAGCAAATCGTGTCTCTGGCTGGGAATTTGCCATTGGCCTTGGAGGTGTTCGGCTCTTTTCTGGTCGATAAGAGGAGGAAAAGCGAATGGGAAGGCACGTTGCAGAAGCTGACAGAGATTCGCCCTGATAATCTCCAGGACAAGTTGAAGATCAGCTATGATGGGCTCGATGACGAGACCAAGCGCATATTCCTCGATGTGGCTTGCTTATTTGTTAAGACGCATATGACGAGAAAGGAAGCAATAGAAATATGGGAAGGTTGCGGGTTCAAGGCTGAGATTGGGCTCCGGGTTCTTGTCTCGAGATCCCTTATTAAGATCATGAAGGACGACGATACACTGTGGATGCACGATCAACTTAGGGACATGGGGAGACAGATCGTGAGGCACCAGAATGCCCATGATCCTGGCACACGCAGTCGACTGTGGGATCGCAACGAAATCATGGCTGTCTTCAAGAATGGAACA GGGACGAGGAATATAGAGGGGATTGTCCTGGACTACCCACATAAGCCGTTTGTGATGGACCCAAGCAGCGAGAGGCTGTCGCGACGCAATTTCATTAGAACGCCCAACCTCACTTCCGCCATTCAATGTCTACAAGAGATGTTTAGGGCATTTTTTGATTTtggagcagagagagagaacgaggcTGTGCTTTGTACCGAGTATTTTAAACCGATAATTAACCTGAGACTACTTCAGATTAATCATGCCAAATTGGAAGGGAAATTCAAGTTCCTGCCTCAGTCACTGAAATGGCTGCAATGGAAAGAATGTCCCTTGACCATTCTTCCTTCTGATTTTTGTCCACGAGACTTGGCAGTCCTTGATCTCACCTACAGCAAGATTGAACGTTTGTGGAAAACGAACTGTAATAAG GCTGGGGAGAACTTATTGATTATAAATCTTCGTGGCTGCTCTAATCTTGCTAGTATTCCAGATTTATCAGCAAGTCAAAGCTTGAAAAAACTTGTTCTCGAGCGGTGCACAAGGTTGACCCAAGTTCCTGAGTCAATCGGGAGTTTGAATGCTTTGGTCCACCTAAACCTTGAATGGTGTACAGGGCTTGTTGGACTCCCAAAAGACGTATCCGGGCTCAAGAATCTGGAAGAACTCATTCTGTCCGGTTGTGTAAATTTGAAAGAACTACCAGAGGATATAGATAGCATGAAATCTTTGAAGTTACTTCTCCTCGATGGAACTCCTATAAAAAGGTTGCCGAAAAGATATTCCACCTCACgcaacttgaaaagcttcatCTAA
- the LOC120290405 gene encoding disease resistance protein RPV1-like, producing the protein MRLNKCKRLCKLPPSMGNLRSLYHLIMEDTAVAELPETFGNLSKLVRLKVGKKPPSAVIPEGNTETENQDLITEETPGSILPSSLSNLSWLEELNARAWYMQGKVPDDFEKLVSLETLNLGYNNFTSLPTSLKGLSVLKKLLLPHCKELKSLPPLPSSLVEVNIAGCVAIETISDLSELENLEELNMANCEKVVDLPGLQCLKSLRRLYLTGCRMCSSVVKTRISKVSLRNLRVLSMPGSEIPDWLNEEEVSYTARKTACSRLFS; encoded by the exons ATGAGGCTTAACAAATGTAAACGTCTCTGCAAGCTTCCACCATCCATGGGTAATTTGAGATCATTGTACCACCTGATTATGGAGGATACTGCAGTAGCAGAATTACCAGAAACCTTTGGGAACCTCTCAAAGTTAGTAAGGTTGAAAGTGGGCAAGAAACCGCCTAGCGCGGTTATTCCTGAGGGCAACACAGAGACAGAGAATCAAGATTTGATTACAGAGGAAACTCCTGGGTCGATTCTTCCATCTTCATTATCGAATCTCTCTTGGCTAGAAGAACTGAATGCCCGTGCTTGGTACATGCAAGGAAAAGTTCCTGATGATTTTGAGAAGTTAGTATCGCTAGAAACTCTAAATCTAGGATACAATAACTTTACGAGCCTTCCCACAAGCCTCAAGGGACTTTCCGTCCTTAAGAAACTTCTGCTACCGCACTGCAAAGAGCTCAAGTCTCTTCCGCCCCTTCCATCGAGTTTGGTAGAGGTTAATATTGCTGGCTGCGTGGCAATAGAGACAATCTCTGACCTGTCTGAATTGGAGAACTTGGAGGAGCTGAACATGGCGAATTGTGAGAAAGTGGTGGATCTTCCAGGACTCCAGTGCTTGAAATCCTTGAGAAGGCTATACCTGACTGGATGCCGCATGTGTTCCTCAGTAGTTAAGACAAGAATTTcgaag GTTTCTTTGAGGAATTTACGCGTTCTCAGTATGCCAGGGAGTGAAATTCCAGATTGGCTAAACGAAGAGGAAGTGAGCTACACGGCACGCAAAACTGCATGCTCAAGGCTGTTCTCATAG
- the LOC120290724 gene encoding protein SHORT HYPOCOTYL IN WHITE LIGHT 1-like, with translation MAAGAAISSARISNPTSIAPLLRSPLAPPSALSFPRRPAREPRLRTARRPESSLHDPAGEPTEDLDDDDGFFGGDGGPMMEDESDGEEDAESSVDLLLRFLQSMFRKVARRAKKGSRSVLPDAIPPQLVNSLSQSALAFGAYAGSGGGETENCSCPV, from the coding sequence ATGGCAGCAGGAGCCGCAATTTCGTCAGCACGCATAAGCAACCCGACAAGCATCGCCCCCCTGCTGCGCTCCCCGCTCGCACCCCCTTCGGCTCTCTCCTTCCCCCGGCGTCCGGCCCGAGAGCCCCGGCTCCGCACGGCTCGCCGCCCCGAGTCCTCCCTCCATGACCCGGCCGGCGAGCCGACGGAGGACCTGGACGACGACGACGGGTTCTTCGGAGGCGACGGCGGGCCGATGATGGAGGACGAGAGCGACGGCGAAGAGGACGCGGAGAGCAGCGTCGATTTGCTCCTCAGGTTCTTGCAGAGCATGTTCAGGAAGGTGGCCCGGCGAGCCAAGAAGGGCTCTCGCTCCGTTCTGCCCGACGCGATACCGCCGCAGCTGGTGAATTCTCTTTCTCAATCTGCTTTGGCTTTCGGTGCTTATGCAGGGTCGGGAGGAGGCGAAACTGAGAATTGTTCATGTCCTGTTTGA